CGCTGATTCATGATATAAAACCAGCGAAAATTATTGTAGAAGATATGGTTCGAGAATTTGAAGCAGCAAAAGAAAGAGTAAGGACCATTTAAAGAATACACGGACATGAATTCTCGAAAAAAACAATTAGAGGCTTTTGATAGACTACTAACAATAATGGATGAATTAAGGACGCAATGTCCATGGGATAAAAAACAAACCATGGAAACCTTAAGGCATTTAACGATAGAAGAAACCTATGAATTAGGTGACGCTATCCTTGAAAACAATTTGCAAGAAGTAAAAAAGGAATTAGGAGATGTTTTGCTACACATCGTATTTTACGCCAAAATAGGAAGTGAAACCAATGACTTTGATATTGCCGATGTTGCCAATGAAATTTGTGATAAACTCATTCATAGGCATCCACATATCTATGGCGATGTTAAGGTTGAAAATGAAGAAGAGGTAAAACAAAACTGGGAAAAGTTAAAGCTTAAGGAAGGTAGAAAAAGTGTTTTAGAAGGTGTT
This genomic stretch from Cellulophaga algicola DSM 14237 harbors:
- the mazG gene encoding nucleoside triphosphate pyrophosphohydrolase; this encodes MNSRKKQLEAFDRLLTIMDELRTQCPWDKKQTMETLRHLTIEETYELGDAILENNLQEVKKELGDVLLHIVFYAKIGSETNDFDIADVANEICDKLIHRHPHIYGDVKVENEEEVKQNWEKLKLKEGRKSVLEGVPKGLPALVKASRIQDKVAAVGFDWERPEQVWEKVQEELQELHEEVEKKDADAMEAEFGDVFFSLVNYARFLKINPENALERTNKKFIGRFQYLESKAKTLGKELKDMTLAEMDVFWEEAKKH